Within Sulfitobacter sp. W027, the genomic segment GTAGGGGTCTTGGAAGATCGGCTGGATGCGCCGCGCCAGCGCCAACCGGCCCTGTTGCGTGATCTCTTCACCGTCGATCTTGACGTGACCAGCGGTGGGTTGTTCCAGCCCCAAGAGGATCTTGGCGAGGGTGGATTTACCGCAACCGGATTCACCAACCAGCCCCAGCACTTCGCCTTTGCCCAGTTGCAGCGATACGTCGTTCACAGCCGTCAGCGGTTTGACCTTGCCGAACATGCCCTGTTTCACCCGGTAGGTCTTGCTGACACCGGAAAGCTCCAGCACCGGGGGGGTGTTCACGCTGTCCTTCATACGGTCAGCTCCTTCTCGGAATGGCGTTTGCCATCGGGGAAAATGCAGCGGAAGGCGTGGCTGCCGTCCTCTCTTTTCGGGATCTCGCCCCGGCATTCGGCGACCGCATGGGGGCAGCGGGTGCGGAAGACGCAGCCTTTGATCTCGCCCACCAGCGAGGGCACGATGCCCGGGATGGTGCCCAGTTTCGCGCCGCGGTCAGTCTTGCCGGGCAGGGGGATGCAGCGCAACAAGCCGCGGGTGTAGGGATGCGAGGGGGCGCCAAAGATGTCGCCCACCGGGCCGGTCTCGACCAATTCGCCCGCGTACATCACCGCGACCTTGTCGGCCACACGGGCCACCACGCCGAGGTCATGGGTGATCAGGATCACGGCCATGTTCATCTCGCGCCCCAGATCGTGCAGCAGCCGCAGGATCTGCGCCTGAATGGTCACGTCGAGCGCGGTTGTGGGTTCGTCCGCGATGATCAGCTCCGGCTCGCACATCAGCGCCATGGCGATCATCACGCGCTGGCGCAGACCGCCTGAAAGCTGGTGCGGGTATTGCGACAGGCGGCTTTCGGCGGCGGTGATGCCGACCTTCTCCAAGAGCTCAATCGCACGCGCACGGGCCTGCTGGCGGGTGACCTTACGGTGCAGCAGCAGCGCCTCGGCCAATTGGTCGCCGATAGTATAGGCAGGGTTGAGGGAGGTCATCGGTTCTTGAAAGATCATCGCCATCCTCGCCCCGCGCAGTTTGCGCATCTGGCTGTTGCTGGCGGTGGTCAACTCGGTCCCGTCAAAGGTCATCCGATCCGCGTTCCGTTTGATGGATTTGCCCAAGAGCCCCATCAGCGCCAGCGAGGTCAGCGATTTGCCCGACCCGCTTTCGCCAACGATGCAGAGGGTTTCGCCACGGTCGAGGTCGAAGTCGATCCCGCGCACCGCCTGCAGGGTGCCGCTGCCCGTGGGAATGTCGAGCCGCAGGTTGCGGACGCTCAGAAGTGGTTCTGTCATGGGTCAGCTCCGGTTTTCGGGGGCGGTGACGTCGCGCAGACCGTCACCCATCAGGTTGATCGCCAGCACCAGCACAAAGAGCACGGCA encodes:
- a CDS encoding ABC transporter ATP-binding protein; amino-acid sequence: MTEPLLSVRNLRLDIPTGSGTLQAVRGIDFDLDRGETLCIVGESGSGKSLTSLALMGLLGKSIKRNADRMTFDGTELTTASNSQMRKLRGARMAMIFQEPMTSLNPAYTIGDQLAEALLLHRKVTRQQARARAIELLEKVGITAAESRLSQYPHQLSGGLRQRVMIAMALMCEPELIIADEPTTALDVTIQAQILRLLHDLGREMNMAVILITHDLGVVARVADKVAVMYAGELVETGPVGDIFGAPSHPYTRGLLRCIPLPGKTDRGAKLGTIPGIVPSLVGEIKGCVFRTRCPHAVAECRGEIPKREDGSHAFRCIFPDGKRHSEKELTV